Proteins found in one bacterium genomic segment:
- a CDS encoding pitrilysin family protein has product MMYIERLKMAAVICAIVWVVGFSDGFASMIPPDKVQLERLPSGLTIAVAEDHSAPVVAVRVVVRAGSIYEQEYSGSGISHFVEHVESDGTARMTKKQIEKVSDEFGGLINAYTTSDHTCYHAVAPSRYFDKVLFLLSHCYTEATFPEKEVETQRGIIESEIAKDLDEPMRVLWRQLMTTMFKKHPIRYATIGTNELLSQLRRDDLFRYYRRMYVPENTIVVVVGDVKQQEALSKVKKAFQHFSARPFAPIVLPSEPRQLQMRKSVVEMDVRLAYLMLGYRTVPLQHPDLYALDVLAAILGNGRSARLVQSIKHKQCLVQDITVTSWTPHFGIGGFFIRAALPYDNIDKTVAAVHEQLEALKKAPVPESELNKAKKLIKSDYLLGVETMEQKARLLASDILAASEVGFSYGYLDGIAAVSADQIMAVAQKYLNQNQLSVVAVAPKGKGESGAKPESKKKAKEHRIGMSTLPNGLRLLTLEGETTSTVSIDAYFLGGTRYETPETNGVAGLMAQLLLRGTKSRTADELALAIDALGGKVSASSDMNTFHVSLEILQDDLEEALGIVADIILHPRFDEDEFKRQQKNALAIIERRADYWFVKPSEVMLSNLYRAHPYGRSKYGTLKSVAKLTVDDVWDYYEAYVKPDNLVLSVFGVASNEYASSLVKKFLAEFSGSTIRPKIALDPPLPENVEVAEMTGWKQAVVFYGFRSCAVSDDDKYALDVLDAVLSGAYSPGGRLHARLRNAKLVYLVHAYNRLGVDPGWFSVYASCLPKNLKHVQKAIAEEIIRTVKEAVGDEELRIAKGMCIADEEVHRLQTPSQQAAAACLGELYGLGYDSFLGYGEKIDAVTASDVLSVARKYLTHYVQVTGIPGSDSRKH; this is encoded by the coding sequence ATGATGTATATCGAGCGCCTCAAGATGGCGGCCGTGATATGTGCGATTGTTTGGGTAGTAGGCTTCTCTGACGGTTTTGCGTCGATGATTCCACCAGATAAGGTGCAGTTGGAGCGGCTACCCAGCGGCCTCACAATTGCAGTGGCGGAGGACCATTCCGCGCCCGTGGTTGCTGTTAGGGTCGTTGTTCGTGCGGGCTCTATCTATGAGCAAGAGTACTCGGGCAGCGGCATTTCGCACTTCGTCGAGCACGTCGAGAGCGATGGCACCGCGAGGATGACCAAGAAGCAGATCGAAAAGGTTTCGGATGAGTTTGGAGGCCTGATCAACGCATACACCACCAGCGACCACACGTGCTACCACGCCGTCGCCCCATCTCGCTATTTCGACAAGGTTCTGTTTCTTCTCTCCCACTGCTACACCGAGGCGACGTTCCCAGAAAAGGAAGTTGAGACGCAGCGTGGCATTATTGAGAGCGAGATAGCCAAAGACCTCGACGAGCCTATGCGAGTTTTGTGGCGGCAGCTGATGACCACAATGTTTAAGAAACATCCCATCCGCTATGCAACCATCGGCACGAATGAGCTTCTCTCGCAGCTTAGGCGGGATGATCTCTTCAGATACTATCGTCGGATGTATGTGCCGGAGAACACCATCGTGGTTGTCGTTGGAGACGTGAAGCAGCAGGAGGCGCTGTCGAAGGTGAAAAAAGCCTTCCAGCACTTTTCGGCTCGGCCTTTTGCGCCGATTGTTCTCCCATCCGAGCCGCGCCAGCTTCAGATGCGCAAGTCGGTTGTCGAGATGGACGTGCGCCTCGCCTACCTGATGCTGGGTTACAGGACAGTCCCGCTTCAGCATCCCGATCTCTATGCGCTCGACGTGCTCGCTGCGATTCTTGGGAACGGAAGGAGCGCGCGGCTGGTGCAGAGCATCAAGCATAAGCAGTGCTTGGTTCAGGACATAACAGTTACGTCGTGGACGCCGCACTTCGGGATAGGTGGGTTCTTCATACGAGCCGCGCTTCCTTATGACAACATCGATAAGACAGTGGCCGCTGTGCACGAGCAGCTGGAGGCGCTCAAGAAGGCTCCCGTGCCCGAGTCCGAGCTCAACAAGGCCAAAAAACTGATAAAAAGCGATTATCTGCTTGGCGTTGAGACCATGGAGCAAAAGGCGAGACTTCTGGCATCGGACATCCTTGCCGCCAGTGAGGTAGGCTTCAGCTATGGGTATCTGGATGGGATCGCGGCCGTGTCCGCGGACCAGATCATGGCTGTCGCTCAGAAGTATCTGAACCAGAACCAGCTCAGTGTTGTCGCGGTTGCGCCCAAGGGTAAAGGCGAGTCCGGGGCCAAGCCCGAGAGCAAGAAGAAGGCAAAAGAACACCGCATCGGGATGTCCACACTTCCTAACGGGCTCCGGCTGTTGACGCTGGAGGGGGAGACAACCTCTACTGTCTCGATCGACGCCTATTTTCTCGGTGGAACGAGATATGAGACGCCTGAAACCAATGGAGTCGCGGGCCTCATGGCGCAGCTTTTGCTCCGGGGCACGAAGTCGAGGACAGCGGACGAGCTCGCCCTTGCCATCGATGCTTTGGGTGGAAAGGTCTCCGCATCATCCGACATGAACACGTTCCACGTCTCGCTTGAGATCCTTCAGGATGACCTGGAGGAGGCGCTTGGGATTGTGGCAGACATCATTCTGCATCCCAGATTCGACGAGGATGAGTTCAAGCGCCAGCAGAAGAACGCCTTGGCCATAATCGAGCGTCGGGCCGACTACTGGTTCGTCAAGCCTAGCGAGGTGATGCTCTCCAATCTCTATCGCGCTCATCCCTATGGGAGGAGCAAGTATGGCACGCTAAAGAGCGTTGCGAAGCTTACCGTAGATGACGTTTGGGATTACTACGAGGCCTATGTGAAACCCGACAACCTGGTCTTGTCGGTATTTGGTGTGGCCAGCAACGAATATGCGAGCTCGCTCGTCAAGAAGTTTCTTGCCGAGTTTTCAGGCAGCACGATTCGGCCCAAGATAGCGCTTGACCCGCCGCTTCCCGAGAACGTGGAGGTCGCTGAGATGACGGGGTGGAAACAGGCGGTGGTGTTTTACGGCTTCAGGTCCTGTGCGGTCTCCGACGACGACAAATACGCTCTTGACGTGCTGGATGCAGTTCTCTCCGGGGCGTATTCCCCTGGCGGGAGGCTGCACGCTAGGCTTCGGAATGCCAAGCTGGTCTATCTCGTGCACGCATACAACCGGCTCGGGGTGGATCCGGGCTGGTTCTCGGTTTACGCCTCGTGTCTGCCCAAGAACCTCAAACATGTGCAGAAGGCAATTGCGGAGGAGATAATCAGAACCGTCAAAGAGGCCGTTGGCGACGAGGAGCTCAGGATAGCGAAGGGGATGTGCATCGCCGACGAGGAAGTGCACCGCCTACAGACCCCATCGCAGCAGGCCGCGGCAGCTTGCCTGGGCGAGCTTTACGGGCTTGGTTACGATTCGTTCCTCGGGTATGGGGAGAAGATCGATGCCGTTACGGCGTCGGATGTTCTATCGGTGGCGAGGAAGTATCTCACTCACTATGTTCAAGTAACGGGCATCCCAGGTTCTGATTCACGGAAACATTAG
- a CDS encoding F0F1 ATP synthase subunit epsilon: protein MQENDNRFSLDLVTPTAHLVFEQVDEVSIPGSEGDFDVLFEHTPFLTTIRPGVLSYKVGKEAHYFAVSAGFAEVIPGRVIVLARTAENAESVSEQRVKDALGKAQNRLEKASKGDSDIDVERAEVALLRATARLKAFALSSKSR from the coding sequence TTGCAGGAGAATGACAACAGGTTCTCGCTGGACCTAGTTACGCCAACGGCGCACCTTGTTTTCGAGCAAGTTGATGAGGTCAGCATACCGGGCTCGGAGGGCGATTTCGACGTGCTATTCGAGCACACGCCTTTCCTGACGACAATCAGGCCGGGCGTTTTGTCCTACAAAGTTGGCAAAGAGGCCCATTATTTCGCAGTCAGTGCGGGATTTGCCGAGGTCATTCCAGGCAGGGTCATAGTCCTCGCCCGAACGGCAGAAAACGCCGAGTCGGTTTCCGAGCAGCGCGTGAAAGATGCACTTGGGAAAGCCCAAAACAGGCTTGAGAAGGCCAGTAAGGGCGATAGCGATATCGATGTCGAGCGTGCTGAGGTGGCTCTCTTGAGAGCGACCGCGAGGCTTAAAGCGTTTGCGCTCAGCTCGAAGAGTCGCTAG
- a CDS encoding M42 family metallopeptidase → MKGKFEEILSKLSQAFGPSGFEGEVRGIIRDELGSFCTVSHDLVGSVICRKIGASDSPKIMLAAHMDEVGFIVQSLRADGCASFVTLGSWRVSELPGTVVTLKSDSGPVRGVIGSVPVHFTRHKQPAASSWTLEDLFVDFGARDREDAARFGVKVGTPFVPETSFARLEPGERFLGKAWDDRAGCAVMVESLKKLRDEAHPNTVFGVGTVQEEVGSKGAVVAANIVKPDISIVLEGSPANDTVEGEGVATIRVGDGPQIRFYDPSMLPNRSLVELLIKTAEVHGIPHQVVVRGTGGTDGRQIQLEGPGVPCAVLSVVCRYAHSPAGLISEKDFENTVELLYWFLKEYDDKRHREVTSF, encoded by the coding sequence ATGAAAGGCAAGTTTGAGGAGATTTTAAGCAAGCTCTCCCAGGCGTTCGGCCCCTCTGGTTTTGAGGGCGAGGTCCGGGGTATCATCAGGGATGAGTTGGGGTCGTTTTGCACTGTCAGCCACGATCTCGTCGGCAGCGTCATCTGCCGCAAGATAGGGGCATCCGATTCGCCCAAGATAATGCTCGCCGCACACATGGACGAGGTTGGGTTCATCGTGCAGTCGCTTCGGGCCGATGGCTGTGCGAGCTTCGTCACGCTGGGCAGCTGGCGAGTGAGCGAGCTGCCGGGCACTGTGGTGACTCTCAAGTCCGATTCTGGTCCTGTTCGTGGCGTGATCGGCTCAGTGCCCGTTCACTTCACGAGGCATAAGCAGCCTGCTGCCTCGTCCTGGACGCTGGAGGACCTGTTCGTTGATTTCGGTGCAAGGGACAGGGAGGACGCCGCTCGATTCGGTGTCAAGGTGGGCACGCCGTTTGTGCCGGAGACATCTTTTGCGCGGCTTGAGCCGGGCGAGCGATTTCTCGGCAAGGCCTGGGATGACCGGGCCGGCTGTGCTGTTATGGTTGAGTCGCTTAAGAAACTGCGGGACGAAGCTCATCCCAATACGGTGTTTGGCGTTGGGACTGTGCAGGAGGAGGTCGGCTCGAAAGGCGCCGTTGTCGCGGCGAACATTGTCAAGCCTGATATTAGCATCGTTCTCGAGGGTTCACCTGCCAACGATACAGTCGAGGGTGAGGGCGTGGCGACCATAAGGGTCGGGGACGGCCCCCAGATTCGCTTTTATGACCCCTCAATGCTCCCGAACCGGTCGCTGGTTGAGCTTTTAATTAAGACAGCTGAGGTGCATGGCATTCCGCACCAGGTTGTGGTTCGCGGCACGGGCGGAACAGATGGCCGGCAGATACAGCTCGAAGGGCCGGGCGTCCCCTGTGCTGTTCTGAGCGTAGTGTGCAGATATGCCCACTCGCCGGCCGGTCTGATCAGTGAAAAGGACTTCGAGAACACTGTCGAGCTGCTATACTGGTTTTTGAAGGAGTATGATGATAAGCGGCACAGGGAAGTTACCTCGTTTTGA